The genomic window CTTGTAGATGGACTGCGGCTGGATGCCGTGCGCCTCGTTGTAGGCGATCTGTTTGGCGCGCCGGCGCTCGGTCTCCTCGATCGCTGTGCGCATCGAGTCGGTCACCGTGTCGGCATACATGATGACCTTGCCGTTGACGTGGCGGGCTGCCCGGCCAATGGTCTGGATGAGCGAGGTGGCGCTGCGCAGGAAGCCCTCTTTATCCGCGTCGAGGATGGCCACCAGCGACACCTCCGGCAAATCCAGCCCCTCGCGCAGCAGGTTGATGCCGACGACCACATCGTATTCGCCCAAGCGCAGATCGCGCAGGATCTCGACGCGCTCGACCGTTTGCACCTCGCTGTGCAAGTACTGAACCTTGATGCCCAGCTCCTGTAGATAGCGAGTCAAGTCCTCGGCCATGCGCTTGGTGAGCGTGGTGACGAGCGCGCGTTCGCCGCGCGCCACGCGCGCGCGGATCTCGCCGATCAGGTCGTCCACCTGCCCGCGCACCGGACGCACCTCGACGACTGGGTCTAAGATGCCGGTCGGGCGGATGACCTGATCCACGACCACGGCGCTGTGTTGTAGCTCGTATGGGCCGGGCGTTGCGCTGGTGAAGATCACCTGGCGGAAGCGTTGCTCGAACTCCTCGAACTTGAGCGGCCGGTTGTCGAGCGCGCTGGGCAAACGAAAGCCGTAATCCACCAGCACCTGCTTGCGCTCGCGATCGCCGTTGTACATGCCGCGGATCTGCGGGATGGTCATGTGGCTTTCGTCAATCACCAACAGGAAGTCGTCGGGGAAGTAGTCCAGCAGCGTGAAGGGGGGTGTGCCGGGCGGCCGGCCGTCGAGCAGGCGCGAGTAGTTCTCGATGCCGCTGGTGAAGCCCACCTCGCGCAGCATCTCGATGTCGTAGCGCGTGCGCTGCTCGATGCGCTGCGCCTCCAGATACTTCCCCTGCGACTTGAAGAAGGCGATGCGTTCCTCCAACTCCTGCTCGATCTCGCGGATGGCGCGTTGCAGCTTCTCTTGAGGCGTGATGTAGTGCTTGGCCGGGTAGATTTCGACCTCCGGCAGCACTTTGAGGATTTCGCCGGTGAGCGTGTCAATTTCGGTGATGCGCTCGACTTCGTCGCCGAAGAACTCGATGCGATAGGCGGTCTCGGCGTAGGCCGGCTGCACCTCGAGGGTGTCGCCGCGCACGCGGAAGCGCCCGCGCATGAGATTAGCGTCGTTGCGCTCGTATTGGATCGCCACCAGCATGCGCAGCACCACATCACGACGGCGCACTTCCCCCTGCGCCAACTTGACGACGAACCGCCCGTAGTCCTCTGGATTGCCCACGCCGTAGATGCACGACACCGAAGCGACGATGATCACATCCCTTCGGCTCATCAGCGCGCTGGTGGCCGCCAGGCGCAGCCGGTCTATTTCATCGTTGATCGAGGCATCTTTCTCGATGTAGAGGTCATAGCGCGGCACGTAGGCTTCGGGCTGATAGTAGTCGTAATAGCTTACGAAGTATTCGACTGCGTTCTCCGGGAAGAACTCCTTGAACTCGGCG from Candidatus Roseilinea sp. includes these protein-coding regions:
- the uvrB gene encoding UvrABC system protein B, whose product is MPEFKLHAPFQPTGDQPQAIEALVASLNAGNRYTTLLGATGTGKTFTIAKVIERVQRPTLVIAHNKTLAAQLYAEFKEFFPENAVEYFVSYYDYYQPEAYVPRYDLYIEKDASINDEIDRLRLAATSALMSRRDVIIVASVSCIYGVGNPEDYGRFVVKLAQGEVRRRDVVLRMLVAIQYERNDANLMRGRFRVRGDTLEVQPAYAETAYRIEFFGDEVERITEIDTLTGEILKVLPEVEIYPAKHYITPQEKLQRAIREIEQELEERIAFFKSQGKYLEAQRIEQRTRYDIEMLREVGFTSGIENYSRLLDGRPPGTPPFTLLDYFPDDFLLVIDESHMTIPQIRGMYNGDRERKQVLVDYGFRLPSALDNRPLKFEEFEQRFRQVIFTSATPGPYELQHSAVVVDQVIRPTGILDPVVEVRPVRGQVDDLIGEIRARVARGERALVTTLTKRMAEDLTRYLQELGIKVQYLHSEVQTVERVEILRDLRLGEYDVVVGINLLREGLDLPEVSLVAILDADKEGFLRSATSLIQTIGRAARHVNGKVIMYADTVTDSMRTAIEETERRRAKQIAYNEAHGIQPQSIYKAVRDLTDRVKVAEGKAGYDAKRTAPEAKGPLALRLASLPKDEQRRLIAELEEQMRQAARDLEFEKAAMLRDQILELRQLLNDIDDQTPEWEKIRRMRDDAVDGDEERPLAGEAAQTPARYAIKQPKKAGPRKRR